A stretch of the Aphis gossypii isolate Hap1 chromosome 2, ASM2018417v2, whole genome shotgun sequence genome encodes the following:
- the LOC114124328 gene encoding uncharacterized protein LOC114124328 encodes MVEILKSDISEVKTEFSTLLSAKNSQSEELNSINNIQTPNLNKPLRGDVWNVYVSNIDSFKYFHVQNIENYEYVQSICTELDKYDSTLKKPPKVGNLIAARDYSGVWYRAKVQRITKLGLYVSYIDFGLSQVLITEFKDLPKELNSVKPMAFRCFFKNVSKEDEHLLSDLDLLDSIYTFYTSYQMTTTFLSTNEPYLVTLSHNGNNVFDILNNLVWDGIVPSISDDPINRAKIKMLNEIFPNSRTAIVNIEPVLSINHFYVETELSHQIGKVIRTEIENQTKRIPVLHPEEGQIVIAKNTNDLKLYRARVIKKYDDCEEYKCFLIDCMTFEKCSEMFEPTDYLRTAPPVKIHCSLDISKNVNNHILESMNLAFINEIAECIDESCKKVMHIKKIGNPCLIDLEIGDLNISQVIEPCEVRVINYFNLNHFQVQLNTSGKKKILDVLSSTKKFLTVSKPKVFELYVAKIQSQYKRVKYMCKDELGFRVKLLDEFQNLKIIVDELFELPKSLINVKTTDLFCSLGLNEMYYSNKLFVDICNNGKTKFKMVIIKENRINAHIVKLFLNSKDITSMICNQPS; translated from the coding sequence atggttgaaatattaaaaagtgataTAAGCGAGGTTAAGACTGAATTTTCGACTTTGTTATCTGCTAAAAACTCACAGTCTGaagaattaaattcaataaataatattcagactccaaatttaaataaaccattAAGAGGTGACGTGTGGAATGTATATGTCTCAAATAtagattcatttaaatattttcatgtacAGAACATTGAAAACTATGAATATGTTCAATCAATCTGTACAGAACTAGATAAATATGATTCAACATTAAAGAAGCCTCCAAAAGTTGGAAATTTAATTGCTGCTCGTGATTACAGTGGTGTTTGGTATAGAGCTAAAGTTCAAAGGATAACTAAATTGGGACTTTATGTAAGTTATATTGATTTTGGGCTTTCTCAAGTATTAATTACAGAATTTAAAGATCTACCAAAAGAACTTAATAGTGTAAAACCAATGGCTTTTcgttgttttttcaaaaatgtatcaaaagaAGATGAACATCTATTATCAGATCTAGATTTATTGGATTCAATTTATACATTCTATACTTCTTATCAAATGACTACCACTTTTTTAAGCACTAATGAACCATATTTAGTAACATTATCACATAAtggaaataatgtttttgatattttaaacaatttggtTTGGGATGGTATTGTTCCTAGCATATCTGATGATCCAATAAATCgtgcaaaaattaaaatgttgaatgaaATATTTCCAAATTCAAGGACAGCGATTGTCAATATTGAACCTGTTTTAtccataaatcatttttatgttgaaACTGAATTGAGTCATCAAATTGGCAAAGTTATTAGAACTGAAATCGAAAATCAGACAAAGCGGATTCCGGTATTACATCCTGAAGAGGGTCAAATAGTGATCGCTAAAAATaccaatgatttaaaattgtatcggGCAAGGGTTATAAAGAAATACGATGATTGTGaagaatataaatgttttttaatcgattgtatgacatttgaaaaatgttctgAAATGTTTGAACCCACTGATTATCTACGGACAGCACCTCCAGTTAAGATACATTGCTCATTagatatatcaaaaaatgttaacaatcaTATACTTGAAAGCATGAATCTTGCTTTCATTAATGAAATAGCTGAATGCATTGATGAGTCATGCAAAAAAGtcatgcatataaaaaaaattggtaatcCATGTTTAATAGACTTGGAGATTGGTGATTTAAATATCTCTCAAGTTATTGAACCGTGTGAAGTGAgagtgattaattattttaatttgaaccaTTTCCAAGTTCAATTAAATACATCCgggaagaaaaaaattctagaTGTTTTAAGTTCTACTAAAAAATTTCTGACTGTTTCTAAACCAAAAGTCTTTGAACTATATGTAGCTAAAATCCAATCACAATACAAGagagtaaaatatatgtgtaaagaTGAATTAGGTTTTAGAGTAAAACTTTTAGATGAATTTCAAAATCTGAAGATAATTGTTGATGAACTATTTGAGCTTCCGAAGTCATTAATTAATGTGAAAACTacagatttattttgttctctTGGattaaatgaaatgtattattctaaCAAATTATTCGTTGACATTTGTAATAATggcaaaacaaaatttaaaatggttatCATTAAAGAAAACCGTATAAATGCTCATattgttaaactttttttaaattctaaagatATAACATCAATGATTTGTAATCAACCttcttaa